The window ATGTACACATCACCTCTTAAGAGGAAGTGATGGATCTGGATTCGAGTTTGGTTCGATATGAACTATTGATCTTGAGAATATTACGGTGTTTCGAGCCAAAAGAGTTTAGTGTTGCTATCACATGCTTGGGAGGCGGTGTGGCACGTGATTGGACGAATGGGAAGGTTGCTGATGCGGAGGGGTTTACATGTAGGAGTGTAGTAAAGCAAGGGCTTCCAAGTGGTGGGTTTGTAGTGTACGACACACATGTGAGTTATGCGTGCCAAAGTGTATGATGGTGTTGCCTCGGTGGAAAGCAAATGAGAGTGAAATGAGGAGTACAAATTTGATTTATAGCcatgaaataaaattaattaaaattcttttttttttttctattttttgggATTTAGATTTACACTTTGTAATTGTTGttaattcatataaaaaaaataatggatTAAAAATTCTttcaaatttatattaatgGATTATATAAGAATGGTTAGTCAAGAATCGGATTTTATCTTGGTTGGAGCATATACCACCTTTCTTATATAGaattctaaatttaatttttcttattctcaCTTCTCGAACTTTCTCTTTTCATCAACGTACTCTGtactaaaaaattatatagaagaatatttttatcaattaaaatCCTAATAAAGAAAATGACCTAGTATATTAGCAAACGCAAAATGATTAGATAAAGCCAATTACATGTCAGTCTACAACAAGTTTCATCCTCACGGCACTAGTTACATCACTTACATGCTTTGACTTATCCTTACACGTAATATCATACTAGTAGAATAtcctatttttatattttagtaaaatgggaaaactaataaaaataaaactttagaAATATAAAGAACTAAATAAATTGTATCCTACACCATAAATAGGGTTTCACATTTTTGTACTGGATAAGAGAACCTTATGGGATCCAATTCCAAACGACTATAATGGGCTTCTTGCTAAAATGATTACTTCTTGACGTGTATCTTAGTTGGGATTGCATAATTGGATATAAACTATTTTCGGCTAGTCTCTTTAGAGATCGTTTTTTaaaagacgtatctcaagcccaatcCAATAAATAGTAATACTtccttatcgtattcttaatgtctatttacattatccttaatgcttacttacggtatccttaatgcctactttcaatatcttaaatgtctacttacatcgttcttaatgcctacttacaatattctaaaaaatatattatgggttgcctcaattagagatggtctctcaaagagaccgcctcttacaagaatttgtatatttttttatcgaaATTAAAGTATCATGttttaaatatatctcaaagataatttaaaataaaataaattttgaattgcATCATCATCATAGCCCGTGTATCCCACTAATAGGAATATTATTGTTAGGGTCTGGGGAGTGAAGGAATGTGGCAACCCATATATACTTATAAAAGAGAATGCGGTCGAAGAGTCCCCCAGCTCGAGATTATTCTCCTAATGATacttataaattttgaattacaactttaattaaagtttaagttttttgtgaattaatggttttttttttctgcgATTACACTCATCAAAGTATCAATGTCTACAACGTTTAGATCAATTCACTAGAATTCGACCACTTAAGTGGTCTACATTTTAAGGCATGACCACTGTAGACATTAATACTTTGATgactataatttgaaatgaccTAAATTTTAATGTTGTatgcaaattattttttaaacatacatatatatatatatatatatatatatatagagatggAGACATTATGTCGCCGAGCTTGACTACGGAATGGAGACGGAAGAGTTCCGTCGCCAAGGTTGGCTACGGGTATTTTCAGTCTCCATCCGGTAGTCATTCTGTTATTAAAGTTGGCTACGGCTACGGGCATGTCCCGTCTTCATCCTGTAAGTTCcgtagtaattagtaattagtaattatgaaaatatttatcCGTAAGTTCCGTAGTAAGTTTATTGAGGAATTGTTAGTTTTTGTAGTTATATGAAAGGTGGAAGGTATTTGTTAGGCATGTTGTCATATGGATTATGGAGTGTGAAATACGTGTGACCATACTTCTTCTATAAATCAGACACTCGGAAAATAGTTTTCCATCAACAACATTCATTTATCCCAAAactctttaccttcttttttttcattcatCTTTATTTATTCACTTTCATTTGGTTCATGGCGATCGCTGCATCTTTCACCCAGTCTTCAATGGTAATTAATTACATGCATACATTATTATCCAGTAACTTTAAGCTTTCATTATATGATCTATTTTATTTAAGCTTTAATTTGACATCCACATTTTCATTTGATAATCGGTAAAAATGGTGTGAGTGGAAATGGTTTTTAGTGtgaattttcatgatatgtatcatgttaTTGTCATAGTAATAAAAGTTTAATCGCCATAAAGTTTGATGGTAAtacattgaaataaattttgttaaaaaaatgagatttttaaaaaagtttacatatgagcattaatttaaaaaaatataatcccTAGTTGGATCGAAACATGtacctttttcttaaaatatttaacTAGAAACAATGAGAACTGAAtagaatttgattttataaCCATTTTGTCTTGTTGAATTTAGATATCATGTCAAACATAATtcaattaaaatcttaaattgTTGATGGAAGTCTTAATCTTAAATTGTACACTCTATCAAAACCTCGATATCTCTTTTCCACCTTAGTCTTTTCTTAACCTACTCTTCACTATAAAAATACTACTTATCTGTTCTCTTTAATTTGCatcaaaaatagtaaaaaataatattctctttaatttgcatcaaaaatagtaaaaaataatagagaaaaaaataaattatatgaatgaaatgaaaagaaatttaaaatgtatagatgagattaaaaacaatGATaagttattatttataaatagaaataatgaaaattaagtgggacgtagtaaaatgaaaaatgttgtAAATTCAATGGAACAGAACAAGTACAACTATTCGGAATAGAGAAAAACTACAAGGTAACTAATTTTACAAActataacatataaaaatataatgaaaaataataggAGTATTTTACAAGGATATTATTAAATTGTAGTagtaaaatctaaaaattatgatcaaatATTGTTGCTATCTATAAAAAGATAACTATTAAATTGCAACAGTTTTATTTCTAAGTATTAGAGAGCCTTTGTTATTTTAAAtctcgtatatatatattttttctctcACTAAAATTGTTATTCAtacaattttaatttacgtaTTTTTGTGTAAGTCTTTCTTGGCCACATGTTACCCCTTTTGGTACAGCATGCATGTCATATTTTTGACAAATTGAAGAAAGTGGTGAAACTAAGCCAtaaatatttatcttatttGCTACTGTtatatgaaaccgtctcatcACATCACGAGTCATatctatataattagtttatttttttaattattaactttataattataagtgattattctAAGCACTAAATAAATGTATTTGGACTAatccaatagagatggtctcataatgagactgtctaatttaaaaatttgtgaaaaactttattaaaatagCTATCTAGTTATCTTTAGAACGCTTTGAATAGAGTTGTTTATGGGTGGGCTACCCATCAGACTCAACCCAATTATCTCGGAACGGGTGGGCTTATGGACAACAATTTAAGAAGAAATTTAATATTTGGACATTTACCAAATATACAGGCCGCTAAATTAAACGGGCCACTAACTGCACAAAAATAATATCTGTGAGCAAAACCAGCCcccttatttattaaatatactatttttctaatttttgtatttaattacATGAGAAGATATAATATTTCAAGAGTTCAAGTTTTAAGTCCATAGTCTATTTATTTTCATAGTCCAACAATGTGGACATTTGGAGTTTTAACTTTATCGCCTTATATATTCCCCGTGCATTATCAAATGCCTCAtcttttgagaatttttttgtatttggaGTCTTTTGCATTATCTAGTGccttgtattatttttaaaattttattttaatttttatattagtcATGTCCATTTATATGTGGATCCCGCCCACTAAAAAAGAGGGCGTGTAGTGGCAAAAAAATAGAATCTGCAATGATAGACagacttttaaaaattctaactcGCGGATATAAATATGCTCGGTTCACTACCCGTCGGACCCCTCTAGTTTTGAGGTGTTTTTGATGGGTGTTAAAAGTATTGAAATGGAGAGGATGATGACTTAGACAAACATTAATACTTGATTGAAGTGTCCATAATACTTATTGATAGATAGATAATAAGAGAATATAGTATCCTAAAATATCTGTCCATGTATGGTTCATAATAGTTTCCACACAACGATATTTATTGTTTTACATCtattgtgtttttatttttctttccttACCTATTTCGTGAAAGATAGAGTGATGTCTATTTGTTAGTACATAATGAGTTGTTTCATATGGGAGAAAGTAAACATTATACATcactttattataaatttaatgaagAAATTCTACTGCTATCAATTGGTTTTATACTTTTAGTAGTGAACACTACATCAAATTAAgaacaaatattaattaattaaaaataattcaaagttgGGATATTCATAGTGTATAAatgaaaagttggattattaatatctatttttcctaatttttaatcatctaaaaatagaaaaaaaaattaaaaattaacattaataatccaacctttcactTATCTACTGTGAATAATCCCACATTtagattattttcaaataatctaatctttgtGATAAATTTACCAACAATATAccatattactaataataggtaataATAGGGTATGCTCATCggcaaattataataaaatttggaTTATTCACTGCGAACTAAAAACAAatgttaaattaataaaaaataatctaaagatGAAATTATTCACAACGGATGAGAAAAAGATTGGATCATCATTGTGAAAAAATGTACTCATTAAAACTGAAATACTAAGCACACTAGAGTCTAAAGTTTCAATCTTTATCCCTAAAATGACCCAAGACCAATTGTAGAGGTGTTTTATGCAATGAGACAAACAATCCAATAAACTAGCAATGAAAAGCAATaagaaataatgcaataaacaaaagacaaaagatttacgaggttcacccaatgtggGCTACGTCCTTGGTGGtgattagcttgcttgtattatGTGAATATTACACTtggagaagaagaaaagagaaagagaagggttTTTTGTTTGGCTTAGGGTTGAATCCTCATGGGAGTGAGTGTAGGGActtctatttatactaaagtcATGTACAAATGATTGGGCAAAAGCCCATAATAAAACAGTCCCGTATAACTTATCGCGCAAGCAAAACAGGGGACACCGCTGAACcccgctcgaccagtcgagcaaaACAAAGGGGGTCGAGCGGTTTCTGATATGGTCGAGCAAATGGTCCAGAAAGTTTCTGGATTGGTTGAGCCttgtggctcgggtcgagctgCCTTGATGTTGGTCGAGCCGCTCATCAAATGCCTCCTCATCATCATACACACATCCACACACCATCAAACTCATGAATCTCCATCGGTGCATTCAAAGTCAGACCAAAACTCCAACAAGAACTTTCTTTTTAACTCAGTGAATACAGAGAAACAAAAACTAAGTAACAAATTACCAActaaaaagaaacaaatttttgtgcaaaaaagtGTCAAATAAGCTGATATTGTGAGGACTGAGGGCTTATTAAGTTTATTGAATATGCTCATGGTGTTTGTAGATCATGGAAGAAGAAGCCAGATTTGAAGCAGAGGTAGCAGAGGTCCAACAATGGTGGAACACCGATCGATTCAAGCTAACTCACCGCAACTACACAGCACGAGACGTAGTGTCACTTCGTGGGACACTCAAACAACACTACCCTTCAAATGACATGTCTAAAAAACTGTGGCACACCCTTAAATCTCACCAAGCCAATGGCACAGCTTCTCGAACCTTTGGCGCATTAGACCCTGTGCAAGTTACTTTGATGTCGAAACATCTCGACACCATCTATGTATCGGGATGGCAATGCTCGTCAACTCACACGACAACGAATGAGCCTGGCCCTGACCTTGCAGACTACCCGTATGACACTGTGCCAAACAAGGTGGAACAGCTATTCGCTGCACAGAAGTTCCATGACAGAAAGCAGAAGGAGGCTCGTATGTCTATGTCACGTGAGGAGAGGGCGCGTACTCCTTATGTGGACTATTGTAAGCCCATTATTGCTGATGGTGATACAGGGTTTGGTGGTGCGACTGTTACGGTTAAGCTGTGTAAGTTGTTTGTCGAGCGAGGTGCTGCAGGAGTTCATATCGAAGATCAATCTTCAGTGACTAAGAAGTGTGGTCATATGGCGGGGAAGGTTTTGGTTCCTGCGAATGAGCATGTTAATCGGCTTGTTGCGTGTAGGTTACAATTTGATGTTATGGGGACTGAGACGATTCTTGTGGCTAGGACCGATGCAGTTGGTGCTACATTGATTCAATCGAATATTGATGCTCGTGATCATCAATTTATACTTGGGGTTACTAATCCGGCTCTTCGTGGCAAGGGTCTTGCTATGTTGATTTCTGAAGCCACCAATAGAGGTAAGTAGGGGTAGATTAAACGATATGATTTGTTATTGGTATTAAACTTTGGTAATAGAattagttttagtttttttttgtgtagTGATCGAAACTGTCAAGGAACTAACTCAAGCAAAAggttaaactgatggttgaggcccaagatatgttatatactttaacactcCTCCTCACACTTGATCCCTTTAGGCTAGAAGTGTGAATACAACACAGGTCCTCCTCATACCTGGCGTTGAATATTTCACATTAGAGCCATTTGGCTAGAAGATATGGTTGAGATTTAAACCCGTGATCTCTTGTCACACTGGCTTCTAATactatgtcaaggaaccaactcaaccaaaagtttaagctgatgattgaggtcccaagatatgttatatccATATTTTTGTACTACGTCAaacaaaaatttatgatttgcaTTCACAACTGCAGGTAAGTCGGCAGCTGAGCTGCAAGCATTGGAAGACGAATGGATTGCTAAAGCGCAGTTGAAAACCTTCTCCGAATGTGTAAGTGACGCGATCAAAGGGTTGAGTAACATTGTTGAGACAGAGAAGACTAGGAGACTCGATGAATGGATGAACCACTCAAGCTTTGATAAATGTTTGTCCAATGATGAAGCTAGAGAGGTTGCAGCCAAGTTAGGTCTCCCAAATCTGTTTTGGGATTGGGACTTACCAAGGACTAGGGAAGGGTTCTATAGGTTTAAGGGATCCGTGGATGCTGCTATTCTACGCGGATGGGCTTTTGCTCCTTACACCGACTTAATATGGATGGAGACTTCTAGTCCCGACCTCAATGAGTGCATAAAGTTCTCCGATGGAGTAAAATCGAGGTACCCGAATATGATGTTGGCTTACAATCTTTCACCTTCGTTCAATTGGGATGCATCGAACATGAACGATAAACAAATGATGGACTTCATTCCTAAGATTGCTAAGCTTGGATTTTGTTGGCAATTCATTACTCTTGCTGGTTTCCATGCTGATGCTTTGATAATTGATACTTTTGCTAAAGACTTTGCTAAGAGGGGTATGTTGGCTTACGTCGAAAGGATTCAAAGGGAGGAAAGGAAACATGGAGTGGATACTTTGGCTCATCAGAAATGGTCCGGTGCCAATTACTATGATCGTGTGCTTAGGACTGTTCAAGGTGGCATAACCTCAACCGCTGCCATGGCCAAAGGTACTATATACTCTCCTTGCTTCCGTTGTGAGTATGAGTGAGGtcatttgttttcatttgcagGTTATTCTCGAACTGAGGGTCTTACAGCACACTGGCCGCAACCTCTTTATCTGttttgataagggtatggtcTGTCGTCATCTAATCCTCACCTCTAATCATAGTTTCTATGAGATTAGCCAGATATGCTGATGATAATGACTCTTAGTAAATATCTTTGTGATTATCAAATACCGGATATTCAAAATTCGTAAATTTTTTCGTTTCTTTTGGGTGTAAATGACGATAGGGGTTACCGAGGATCAATTCAAGGAGACATGGACAAGACCAGGTGCAAGTTCGGATACGAGTAATGGGGCTGTGGTGCTTGCTAGGCCGAGGATGTAATTTAGAAGTACTATGGAAGTTATGAAAGTATATTATGGGCAATATTTGAGCATCACTTATGACCCAAATCCTTTGTGTGTTCTTCGTTCATCAAGTGTATTTCCAATTATTGGATAAAAAAGGGATGatgttttttattgatttccaTTGATGTTTCTCTTTAATTATCAATGATATGTGGCAACAAATTCTTGTATGGTTCCATTCTTTTTTTTGCATAAATACTGGATTCAACCCTTACCTCCAATTcctctgttttttttaatagttatagTTTCCCAAAACTCTCACATAAAAAGGAAAACTGTAACTATTAAAAAGGGAAAACTGTAACTATAGAATTATTAgtaaaaagccacaaaaaaattgcaaatgtttattaaaaaaactctaaatgaatgaaaaattttgaaacttCTTCACAAGACCccattattcaaaataaattttaaaataaaaagtaaaagagtAAAACGAAAGGGTAAAGTAAAAAAGTAGAAGGGAGAAAatagtgagaatttttttttcaggataaattagattaataaatattttctgcAGAGAGAGAATgataaagtaatttattttttctcatcATTGAAAATGGTCTACTTAATATCATGAGCAACACCTAAAAGGCCTTACTCTGAAACAAGAGTAACAGCATATAGATATAAATTAATAGTATACCCttgttttctttcaaaaaaattgtACCACTCCTAATTAGAACGTATTTGTGAGCTTATTTGTTGTAGTTTCTCCGTTTTGAAATAGTAgtgctaatttattttttaagtttcttttatatattttggctAATgtgtaaaaagaaatataatgaAGTGAGATATTGTTTAAATCATctaatttcatatttttatgttatcaaatttttataatttttgattaagcctagtttaagatataaatgatcaaagttACATATTGTATTgcgtaaaaattaaaatgaagcaagtataatgaaatggaggaagtactAAGTTTAGTATAATTGGCTGTAATTGTTAATTGTATTtaactattaatttttatttaagtaattgattgatattaaaatatgtctttattattattgagaATATGTTTTGTCTCAGTTCGAGTAAATACTATTATTCCCAAGTAAAGTCTTAGACTTGATTTTTACTTATGTCTTCTCCTCCTTTAGCTTAccttataaataataataataataataataataataataataataataataataataattattattattattattattattattattattattatataagatttgaataaaatattttggACCTTTCCATTGG of the Amaranthus tricolor cultivar Red isolate AtriRed21 chromosome 6, ASM2621246v1, whole genome shotgun sequence genome contains:
- the LOC130815130 gene encoding isocitrate lyase, with amino-acid sequence MAIAASFTQSSMIMEEEARFEAEVAEVQQWWNTDRFKLTHRNYTARDVVSLRGTLKQHYPSNDMSKKLWHTLKSHQANGTASRTFGALDPVQVTLMSKHLDTIYVSGWQCSSTHTTTNEPGPDLADYPYDTVPNKVEQLFAAQKFHDRKQKEARMSMSREERARTPYVDYCKPIIADGDTGFGGATVTVKLCKLFVERGAAGVHIEDQSSVTKKCGHMAGKVLVPANEHVNRLVACRLQFDVMGTETILVARTDAVGATLIQSNIDARDHQFILGVTNPALRGKGLAMLISEATNRGKSAAELQALEDEWIAKAQLKTFSECVSDAIKGLSNIVETEKTRRLDEWMNHSSFDKCLSNDEAREVAAKLGLPNLFWDWDLPRTREGFYRFKGSVDAAILRGWAFAPYTDLIWMETSSPDLNECIKFSDGVKSRYPNMMLAYNLSPSFNWDASNMNDKQMMDFIPKIAKLGFCWQFITLAGFHADALIIDTFAKDFAKRGMLAYVERIQREERKHGVDTLAHQKWSGANYYDRVLRTVQGGITSTAAMAKGVTEDQFKETWTRPGASSDTSNGAVVLARPRM